The Apium graveolens cultivar Ventura chromosome 10, ASM990537v1, whole genome shotgun sequence nucleotide sequence CAACAGCTCTTTTATTCAGATCTAATCAGGCAAGGGCAAGATGAATCACATAGGTAATTGTAAGACTACGTAAACAATTAACAGGAATATTAAATTTCACAATAGAGACGTCACTTTATTTATACCTGTATCTAAGTAAGCGAAACATCTCTCCGTGCACGCACATACGATTAAATAGAAGTAAAGGAGAAAAGAAATGTTGCGTAACATAACCTCTGACTGTAAATGCATTCCAAAGATATTTCTCTTAACATAGCACTTACCTGAACTGTGTAAGCTGAACCATCAGCAGCTTGACAGAGTAAAATGTAGTCTTAAGCTGACAACATTAATGCATCACCATTGTGCATTACCAGATTGCCAATGTAATGGAAAATCTGACTACCCTAAACCTCTATGTTAGCTCAAAGAGGATTAACATAAGATCAGTGAAACAGGATTCTTAGTACTTTAAATATAATGTCAAAATGAACAAATTGAGCATATACAGTGAAGATATAGCATGCATTCATTTTCCTGGCAAAAATCCTAGGCACAGTAGGAAAGATTATTCAAGCTTGTATTGATCAATTTTTCCTAAATCTAAAAGCTTCACacatttgtcaaaaaaaattaaaaagaagctTAACACAAAAATATTCTATCCGCTCGAAAACTGCAGCCCCTTCACAAAAATGGAGATGTTTGCTAGAGACCCTCTGCATGTGCTAGTAAGACTTGACAtttatcatttaaaaattatCTTTGTAATTAATACTTTACTGGATAGATGCTCATGAAGAAAGGGATATGAATGAACAACGAACTAAAGTGCCATGTATGTTGGGTACATGGTTTTTAACTTGGATAACATAAATGTAGCCTTTAGCATTGTAATCACAAGTCCAGATGTTTGTAGAAGATGAGCTTGTTACAAATCAATTTGTCGCGGACTTTATTTTAAGGTTGCAGACATAAGAATGAATATAGAGTGCATATGTTTAAACATTTTCGTTGAGCTGAACTGATAAGATCATCACCGTGACATAATGGAGATCTCATTGGCATTGCTTCAAGCATTTCCACTAAGTCTTCTATTTTATATAAGAGGCTAGGCTTTCATCATTGTGATAATCAGCAAGATAAGCAAtagctatatatatatagacacacacacacagatCTACCGACACTATTAAGCCGAATCCCGGATCTTTTATATACTTCATGGCATAGATTACAGCTCCTACTCAATTGCATATTGGCACAGAGGCTGGATCCTGAAAGAAGGTTATTGGCAGGTTTTGTTGTACAATTGTGTTAGGGTAAGATGCTTAAGTTAAAGGTCCTTCAAGTGTACCATTTACAGGAAAGTCTGGGGGTGGGGTTGGAGGGGCTTATCTTATAAGTGTTTAATTATTTCAAATCAATGTGGAGATATGCCAATTGTGAGATTCCGGCTTTCATATGATATTCTAGCAAAATTCATACGTAAAAAGAAACTATAAGTTTTGATGCCCACTACTGCATGTCTAAGCACTTAAATTTAGACAGTAAGACATCGAGTGAACGAAGTAGCAATATAGCATGTAGCAACGATATATACGGAATATGTACATTCAAGATATACCTGCTTAGACTCATTCGCCTTAGTAAGAAGCATCACATCACCAAAGGAATGAGATGTTTGTACAACATTGAGAGCAATACACATAGCTTGAGAAGTCTGCAAATGTATATTacattaattaatcaattaataaattttaatgtGCAAATATAAAAGtgcaaaatttaaaattataggAATATCGTACAGAAAATTtaagataataaaaaataattatagcACAATTAGATTCTCTTAGACCATGCTGGATATTTCATTTGGGATCATGATGGCTGCACCAAAGACTAAAGGAAAACCATAAACTTAATAAAGATACAGAAAACACGGTTTTGATGCATATAATCCTTTGCTGAAGCAGAGCCAGCAATTACATGTCGATCACATTTCTGGTACATTCATGACACATAAAGAAGGCAACTATACCATCATGTCCACTTTTCAAACTACAGAAAAGCATATGCATAGTGGGAGGGTAGGTTTATTAAATGCCCATCCGACACAGAAAAACCTGCTCTTGTGGGCCAGCCCACAAAATAAAGGAAGCCTCAATGACACCAAAGTCAAGGTCCAGTACCCACACATGTATGTACATAACCTAATGTCATAGTTCATACAACACATGCAGATCAAACCAAGCCATAGTCTGAACTCGGGCCTGGTATTCCTAACCAGGATACCTTCTAGGCCAAAACGTTGTCTGCCACTCTTCGCGGCATCTGGCTCCATCAAAGCACTTGATGCCTGTACCTCTGTGGCCTTACACAAAGCAAGCCATATTGGTATAGTATTCCTATATCCTTGTCGAAAGTGACCCGAACAGCCATGATACTATCAGCATGTAAAATCACCATTGCCTAGTCGAACTGTACAGCTCAGATGGTCAATTCATGTACTGAATCCCTGCCAATACCCTCTTCCTTGAACAGGTCAAAGGTCAATACTCTTACAAAGGTACATGCTATATGCCTTCTCTTTAATTTCTCTTTCTAGAATATCCGGGGTCCTAACCATTCAAAAGGAGGAGTTCTGAAGCAGTCAAGCCTATCGTGCACAGAATTCTTGTAATTTTAAGAAATCTTATCTTTTAAATAAATAAGGATTGGCTCAACTAAACAAAACCTACCTGTATAAAGCTGAAATTTATCATATGTCAAATATGTGAAGCTTAACTGTATTTTTTGCTGTACGGTTATAACCTTAATTGCATATAAGAAGCTGTGATTTATTAAAATTTCTTTATAAACAAAACTAAAAAAGAGCCCAACAAACAACTAAAACACAACACCGAAAACAATAAGAAACTGACTCACCCTCTTGGCATATTGCACAGCATTTTCCTTTTGATTGATCTGGGGTAAAACAACAGGAAGATATTCAACCTGCACCATTTCAGAAACTAACGTATATCACGTAGAAGCTAAAACAGAAAAAGAATATGAATATATCCAGTTTATGGTTTTTCCACACATGTGCAACAAAAGAAATGCAAACGGTGGTGCACCTTCcaaattaaaattcatgaaaaaGGGTGACTAATGGCATGCTATAAGATCTTAATGATTTAAGGCGAGGAACACCGACAAATTATTTCAGGACAAGACTGGCTTTGTCTATTTTGCAGAAGTCTCACAAACCTTACACAGTAAATTGAAGTGTGGAAAGGAAATGCTGCAGATGCTTTCCAAAATTAATTCCAATGAGTGGCATCCATAAACTTTAGGTAAATCATGTATTCTAAAATATAATTTCTTCCAGATGTGATCTACTCTAGGAAATATAAAACCTACATCACATGTATGGTATGGATACGAACAGAAAACCGCTTCAGCTTCTTCTTTTAAGTCCCTTATGGGATACTTGATCAGTAGGCGGAGGACTATCATCCTTACATTCTCATCATATCATTTATCACAACGAATGAAGAGAAAAGGACGAGATATACAGATATATTGTTAAGCAGTATACAGTTATAAGTTAATTTTGTATTCTTCTTATACATGTTATTGATGTGTACGTATAATAACAGTTATATACAAAGAAAGAAGTTCAAAGAATTAATACTGCAAAATAGCTAGTTACACCCACCGATTCATTCATCTTTCCCCTTTCTTTCAAATTCTCTAGTAGAATAGAGGGGAAAATATAATAATGTTACCTCCATAAAATTGTGAATCTGGGTAAACATCCTGAACATAAGCCTCGCCAGTGAAATGTTCCCCCTGGTCAAAATGACAATATTATACTTGAAGTTGGTCAGGTTCTACTGAAGAGAGCAGAATACGAattttccaaagcaagaaagcCTACCATGATTGATCAAAGTGTACATGGGGATAGCGAACAACCACAGGTTGGATAGCATATCCAGGAATAAATGCACCAAGTTGGAATGAGATGAGAGACCTTCCGTTGGTTGTGGTTCCTTCAGGAAATAAAAGAACTCTAGGAAACCTATTGCAGGATGCCTTTCTCTGTTTTCAGATCCTTGAAGGAAAATTCTGTATCAAATAGCGTATATACAGACATAATTCAAAGAATTTGGAAAAATGAAGCCAATGGCTTATTAAATTTCATATGATAACCTATAACAAAACCACAAATTCCAGTActtcttttatatttttaaatactggTACCTATTCATTATAAGTGTGAGGACATAAGTTGCAAGTACTTGTACTTTCTGTTGTATCTTAGGATAACAAAAATGACGTTAACCTAAGATACAACAGAAAGTACAAGTACTTGCAACTTATAATAGAATTACAGCCACATTATCGAGAGTGAGTCTACAAAGAAACAAACAGAATCTGCATCGTAAGCTTTAGATAAAAAAACAATAAAAAATCGTGGTTATGCTATATCTACCGGTAGAAGAGACATGCTACAATATTACAAAATAGGGACGGTAGTAATCAAGTGTGATCCCTAGTCTTGTAGCCTAGTCAATGCTTCTGATTAATAAAACAGGAAGAGGAGTCATCAAAATAGAAAGACCACCACAAGTAACGACCACCAATATACACATTCCCTCTTCTTTGATAACAAGAGGTTGAGGGTTGAAACCACATTAGAGGCATTGGAATGTGAGTACCAGGGTAAGGGTAAGGGTACCTTCCAAAACCCTGCCTTCATAAAAAATAGAAATTTAATTGTCACCATGCATAATCACAAGTTGACCACATTTTCTAGTGTTTTCTATCGACAGGTACACCTGATTATTGCAAGCGAATGTCTCGACCCAAATAAATATATACAAATAAGGTAAAACTAAAACTATCAATTTAGCAGGTCAAAATGTTCTTTTTCTGACCATGAATCCATGATATCTGCTTATTGTTCATTCAAAGATTAGCGTATAAGATAGAACGCAATGTTGAAATATATTGCGCCATCATTGCATGACCTTGATGATTATTATTTTTGTAAAGTCTTTTCTTAGAAAAATAGACCAAATATATGATGTTAGATCGAGAGGGAATATGTTATCCAAAACATTGCATAATGCCATGTTAGCATTATTAATAAGTATATCAGAACATGGCATAATTGAAAGAGAACAAGAGGTTTCCATTTAGAAACCATAATGTCCTGGTGATTTGAGATTAAAACTAATAACATTGAAAGGAATAtcagaaaaaaattaatataaaagaCATAAAGCTTTTTACCTTTATTTCACTTATAGCATGTTTTCTTGAAGATGGAGAAAACCTATTGACATATATAACCTGAAATGAATTGATATGACAAACAAAACTCAAAGCAGCGTATCAAACTACAAGAAGTGAACTTTACTAAACATTAAATGGGAATCGACATATATGCAGCACCAGATAGCCTAATCATTCAATGATACTTACCTGCATAGCTTTGATGATGGTACCAACGATGGGCGTGGAATCATGGGAATCACTAGCAACGATAGTAGGAAATATTTCATAGAAAAAGAAAATAGGATCAACATATGATACATGATTAGATACAATAATGGGAGCAGTGTCCCTTGGAGCAGGTTTTCCTCTTCGTTTTATCCAATGATAGCTGCCACATTAAAATATAAGAACATCAATCTAGCAATTACTTctcaaaaagaaaaaaagaataaAGAATAAAGCTCGCAGAAAAAACTTCATTAAGTTTTAAGTATTGTCTATATAGTCAAAATAAAAATTTCTCTTTGCGAACATCTAGGAGTGAGCTTAGAAGTTTGGTCAATGAAAGCCTGCAGGCTACAGAAGCTTTGCTTATTTGAACTAGTACTACAGATATAGCTATATCAACCTACGAAGTCAACATATATGTTCACAACTACAGATGGATACATATATCAATGTTATTGATTCAGGCAAAAATGAAGTTACTTTCAGGTTGAAGGTAGCCAATAATAATAATTCTACAAACTAATTATCCTCACTTTTGAGTTTATGTTGGAGAATATAATATTAGTCACCCTCTCTGTAGCCCACTGGGTACTATTAACTTCATAGAAATGAACTAAAAACTGACAAAAATTTAGTCCATAGGACCAGTGACCAAAGTATAGTATAAAAATGAGACGATAAGTAGCCCAGTAAACAAGCTTAACTAAATAGTTACTACGTACAATGCTACTGAACAGGTAACATAAAGATAAAATAGACTCAACTACTTAGACAGTAAATTCTAATATAAAACACAAGGGATTTTTAATGACAATCCGAAATGCAATGTTTATAAAATTAGCTAACCAACTTTAATATTTTACTAAAACAGAACACATGAAAGAAACTTCTATATTCTACCAAAACACACGAACATGCACACTCTTATATATTAGTATGCACATTCTTATATGTAAGTGAGCTAAAATTTAAGGGATATGAAGGAAATTTGTGCTCCAACGATAACCTAGTACAATAGTACTTCCTTAAATCACTAATATCACCTCTTCACTACCTATTTTGAAATAGTAGTCCACTCTTTTTAAGATTTCACTAactgatattttttttataataaattataaggACCActatctctttctctctcttatatattttatttttgttgatgAAATGGacttttaataataaaatattaaaaaaaacatgtATTGTTGGAGACAAATATGTTTATCCATGTCCTAACTCCAAAGAGCATCTTCAATGGGGTTGACTGTAATGGTTGgctataaaaatgtaaaataatGGTTGGCTAAAATTTGCTCAATCTCTAAGATATTGTTTGTGTTCCAATGGGGTTGGCTATATAATGGTTTGCTATATTTTAAAAACAGTATATTATAATTTTGAACAATAATTTTTCAATAAATTTAAACTTTAATAAACTAATAATCATGTTAATTGATCTATAATTGTGattaaatatttttagaaatataaattaaaaatttattaaatttcAAGAAATTAATATTAACACTAGCTAAATTTAAAAGTGGTGACATTTTTAAACACATTTAATCAGAAATGAAATTCTTAATTTGAAACAAAAATATAGAAAAAACAAGATCTAATAAACAGACATTACTTACAACTAAGATCAACTATGAACCAAAAAGAGGCCAGATAGAGGAAAAGTAACACAACATGTGATGTGGATTGGTGCTGCAGATCTTTAGAGGTTGGCTACATATAGCCAACATATCAATGATGGCTATAAATATAGACAAGGGGAATGGATGGTTGGAGGAGTGAAAATGGGAGAGATTGGCTATATTAGTTACAGTAGTTCTGCGGCCAGCTGTGCTTTTTTAGCTAAGGGCTTACAGCCCAATAGCCTCCTATCTCactatttataaatgatataaatTATTGGCTCTTATTGATTTAATATGTCCCCATCTCCAACAATACTCTTTAAATTGACTTCTTAATCTTTTTTATTATTAGAAACATCTTGAATTAAAAAAAACAATAGTATGTGAAAAGAGAAAGATAGTGttgttaaaaatatataataaaataatagttaAGAGTGAAATTTGGCTCTTAAAATTGAGGAGAGTGATTAGACTCTTAAAGTTAAGAGTAAGTTTAAAGAATCTATTGGAGCAACATTTTGATTCTCACTCCTCAATTTTTTAGTTAACAACTTGAATAGAGAGTGTGTATGCTTTAAGTTACTAAGAAAAAAGAAccaatttttataatatatttaaGGATTGAGTTAGGACcctgttggacttgctcttagaATAACTTTAATATATAGCTGTATAATTCTGTTAGATTAGCCGAGACTAGGTTGCTAATTACCCGCGTAAGCTAAAAACCTCAGTACAAGGATAATCTTAATAGCATATCTAATTATTCTAGCTTGAACTCTGCAATTATAAAAATCAACAATGACCCTGACAATTCACGAAAATTTTACACATATATACAAAATGATCATCATAAAATGTCATAAACATACACACAGAAACTCACCCAAAAGCAAAGAGAATACCCCGGGTTGCGAACCGGGTAATCCACATAATCCTACACCTCCATTTAGGCAAAGGATTATCCTTATCTTTCCACCCCAAAAGAGCAATTTTAGTAGCAACATATCCAACACTCAAACAAACTCCAAACAAAACCAACCTAACCAAAGCAATTGGCAAACAAATCCCAATCTTTAACCACTCATAAACCCCTTGAATCTCATAAGTCCCATTTCGAAATGGATCCACAGTTGTTGAATCCAACATTTCATACCCTTTTGATCCAAGAAACTCAAATGGGTTATCAAGATTCTTGAAATTAAGGCCATTTTGGGCTGATGGGTCATGCACTGTTATGATGAATTGGGTTTCATCATTTACATGTTTCGAGTGGCTTTCAGAGGGTAAAAATGGAGTACCCAGATCATTATTCTCCATTGATTGGTGGGAACTGAATGAAACAGCAGAACACACATGCATATATATGTGTATGTTGTGTATATCTGTgttgattttttataaatttagatTATCCATTAGGACACATCTTATCATTGTTATGTAATTGTTATGTAGACACGTTTTGCAGGTAAGATTGCACAAGTGTGTCGGCCCATTTTGATCATTTTTTATATTTCTTATGAAAAAATAAAATATGGACCCCGGGCAAGGGAGGGCTTACAGGCTGTACCGCCCCGTCCAAAATATATCATTTTCAACTTATGGTGTCCAAAATATATGTATGCGAGAGTTCCGCCCTAAATGATCACGGATTTACGTATTCTTAAAATACATATTCTTAATATCTGTAtttagattttttaaaatttgtaaAGAACGTGCATGTTAAGAAGAATGTGTGTTTTTTTGAAATTAGTAAGAATACGCATCTTCATGATGCGTATTCGTAAGATGCGTATTCGCTAAAAATCAAAAAAGCAACATGCGTATTGTACATGCGTATTTtttacaaattttaaaaaaagtgAATTCGCATCTCAGGAATGAGTATTAAGTGGGTATTTAGGGCGGAACACCCCGCCAATCAGTATTTTAGGTAAATCTCCCCAAATAGTGGGTATTTTGATTTTTCACCCGATTAATTTTGGGTCCAAATTATGAGCTCATTGGTTGTTAATTAGCACAATGCACTATGTTTCACCTAATATAGGTGTATGCATGATCGGTTTTGTTCGATTTTATCGAAAATTGTTATCAAACTATGCACGTGGGTTCAATTTGATTTATACTTATTAATGGTAATCGAActgtttaaaataattttttcggtTCAGTTAACTATTTgtcaatttcaattttttttaaataaaaaatattatacatatttaataataattagtttaaaaatattataacattaatttttttgtttcaaacaacttttaaaaatgattttataagtaaatttattttcaatttttaaattaaaaacgCGAAAAGTACTAAAACAGTGTGTTAAAGGATATGCAGCGGAGAGTGTACAGAGAGTTCTAGGATGATAACACGGACATAAAAAAAGGGTGACAAACAGGTATCGTTAAGAACAAATGGTTAAGAACAAATGGAATCGAGTACAAGCTTTTGTTTATTATAATAACTAGGGATTTTTGTCCGCGCTACACAAATTTGTTATCCgataatttttaaaatgtaaATTGTTATATAAATGTAAGTAATTGGTATATCGTATTCTGAGATGGTGAACTCTTAATTATATTAACgaacaaataaaaaataataaagatgGACCAAAAACATAATCttcaatttcaaagaaaactaCATGAACTTATTGCTTGATTAAAATCTCAAATTAATGCGAAGATTAATAGCCATTTTAAAAGAAATCTATAGGAACCTATTGTTTCATTAAAATCTAAAATCAATGTGAGGATTATCTTCGTCTTCGCTAATAAGATTTCTGCGTTAAGCAAATGACGATTATAAGAAGTCCAATAGTGCATAATGTTAATGCCTAAATTGTACCGTGATGACAAACAGAATGTTGATGATCAAGTTGAGGATTAATAAAGTGCTACTTTAATATGAAGTGGATTATGGAAAAGATACAACATGAAGGATTAACTATCATGAATTAATGCTTAAAGGAATGGTTGGTATAATCAAAGAGAggcctgttagatatatttgagatgtcatgtctaatatgtttcatgtttagttttcagatcttaacaaacaggaaatatcagtacttactggaatcagtacttactggaagtcagaacttatggatatcaggacttagattatcagaagataatatcagaagatggatatcagaacttaagtactggaggactaacagtttgttagtgtatactgaaaatatttatttgaagtatgtacatttatttctggccagtttatttgagaatcatttgaatgtttacatgttgtctaatattatatattgtgaacaatctagtatcaaatgggatacagaatattagattgttaaatacggttatataatataataaggttcacagcacaggtggtgttggacaatccactggtatggctgtagtattatttagattagtttatattgactaataaataataatagtatactttgtgtatattgaacatgatcaaatttagaattgttcccttaatactgattaagaaggagaactaagattctatgttattattaatgcttaggttcttaatccggaaatagtaattgacacgtgtatattatttacatgctttgatttatatatgaaataattcttttgaattatatcattatattttgggtgatggaattatatacatgatggatattatttattgaaggaatccatgtcctgataatattcg carries:
- the LOC141689970 gene encoding lysophospholipid acyltransferase LPEAT2-like isoform X2 translates to MHVCSAVSFSSHQSMENNDLGTPFLPSESHSKHVNDETQFIITVHDPSAQNGLNFKNLDNPFEFLGSKGYEMLDSTTVDPFRNGTYEIQGVYEWLKIGICLPIALVRLVLFGVCLSVGYVATKIALLGWKDKDNPLPKWRCRIMWITRFATRGILFAFGYHWIKRRGKPAPRDTAPIIVSNHVSYVDPIFFFYEIFPTIVASDSHDSTPIVGTIIKAMQVIYVNRFSPSSRKHAISEIKRKASCNRFPRVLLFPEGTTTNGRSLISFQLGAFIPGYAIQPVVVRYPHVHFDQSWGNISLARLMFRMFTQIHNFMEVEYLPVVLPQINQKENAVQYAKRTSQAMCIALNVVQTSHSFGDVMLLTKANESKQVNPSLYMVEMAQVELAYHISSSEAVQFLDRFLLMKPDPSGHVGIRNFLKILRLKHCTLTEEFLLGSVHVLKQPLFTKACDFAFRGCDISGKQYMSQQELGHSVIMTMPNLNEDEIQELFVLFDCNRDGSICRDDFMACLRQNPLLISLFAPQLLQLGLSSKDRKWKTENMVS
- the LOC141689970 gene encoding lysophospholipid acyltransferase LPEAT2-like isoform X1 → MHVCSAVSFSSHQSMENNDLGTPFLPSESHSKHVNDETQFIITVHDPSAQNGLNFKNLDNPFEFLGSKGYEMLDSTTVDPFRNGTYEIQGVYEWLKIGICLPIALVRLVLFGVCLSVGYVATKIALLGWKDKDNPLPKWRCRIMWITRFATRGILFAFGYHWIKRRGKPAPRDTAPIIVSNHVSYVDPIFFFYEIFPTIVASDSHDSTPIVGTIIKAMQVIYVNRFSPSSRKHAISEIKRKASCNRFPRVLLFPEGTTTNGRSLISFQLGAFIPGYAIQPVVVRYPHVHFDQSWGNISLARLMFRMFTQIHNFMEVEYLPVVLPQINQKENAVQYAKRTSQAMCIALNVVQTSHSFGDVMLLTKANESKQVNPSLYMVEMAQVELAYHISSSEAVQFLDRFLLMKPDPSGHVGIRNFLKILRLKHCTLTEEVFGYIDMKKTGWITFKEFLLGSVHVLKQPLFTKACDFAFRGCDISGKQYMSQQELGHSVIMTMPNLNEDEIQELFVLFDCNRDGSICRDDFMACLRQNPLLISLFAPQLLQLGLSSKDRKWKTENMVS
- the LOC141689970 gene encoding lysophospholipid acyltransferase LPEAT2-like isoform X3; the encoded protein is MHVCSAVSFSSHQSMENNDLGTPFLPSESHSKHVNDETQFIITVHDPSAQNGLNFKNLDNPFEFLGSKGYEMLDSTTVDPFRNGTYEIQGVYEWLKIGICLPIALVRLVLFGVCLSVGYVATKIALLGWKDKDNPLPKWRCRIMWITRFATRGILFAFGYHWIKRRGKPAPRDTAPIIVSNHVSYVDPIFFFYEIFPTIVASDSHDSTPIVGTIIKAMQVIYVNRFSPSSRKHAISEIKRKASCNRFPRVLLFPEGTTTNGRSLISFQLGAFIPGYAIQPVVVRYPHVHFDQSWGNISLARLMFRMFTQIHNFMEVEYLPVVLPQINQKENAVQYAKRTSQAMCIALNVVQTSHSFGDVMLLTKANESKQVNPSLYMVEMAQVELAYHISSSEAVQFLDRFLLMKPDPSGHVGIRNFLKILRLKHCTLTEEVTRSRYPSGAHWVNPTGSRNSLQTSEPR